The Anaeromicrobium sediminis genome includes a region encoding these proteins:
- a CDS encoding TetR/AcrR family transcriptional regulator — MAKDNIDRRQIVLDTALKMIVENGIQAASMGKISKESGVAVGTIYHHFSSKEDLIRELYKEVNMKILKKFISIPKGDKPYETFCNLIKSIISYGLENPDEYEFMERYSRNPVIGKALKMEMEQMLRKESSNFFNNIPTKKNVKELPYDLSSIYISGAISEFIRAQIYEEIQVDNEHTDIFIKMIWNGLTK; from the coding sequence ATGGCTAAGGATAATATAGATAGAAGACAAATAGTATTAGATACGGCACTGAAAATGATTGTTGAGAATGGAATACAAGCTGCATCTATGGGTAAAATTTCTAAAGAATCAGGGGTAGCGGTAGGCACCATATATCATCATTTTTCTAGTAAGGAAGATCTTATTAGAGAACTTTACAAAGAGGTAAACATGAAAATCTTAAAAAAGTTTATTAGTATACCTAAAGGAGATAAGCCCTATGAGACCTTTTGTAATCTCATTAAAAGTATAATTAGCTATGGATTAGAAAATCCAGATGAATATGAATTTATGGAGAGGTATTCTCGAAATCCTGTCATAGGGAAAGCGTTAAAAATGGAAATGGAACAGATGCTGAGGAAAGAAAGTAGTAATTTTTTCAACAATATACCAACTAAAAAAAACGTAAAGGAACTTCCATATGATTTATCCTCCATTTATATTAGTGGGGCCATTTCTGAATTTATTAGAGCACAAATATATGAGGAAATTCAAGTGGATAATGAACATACTGATATATTTATTAAAATGATCTGGAACGGATTGACTAAATAG
- a CDS encoding efflux RND transporter periplasmic adaptor subunit, which yields MKKIISLGMAFMLMFSLAGCEKAQADEKNERVKAVKVQELATDKKPVSLDYIGTVDSKDITKYGFKSNGKVSSINVEKGHKVKVGQILATLDNSDINFQLTAAKGVLDGAELNIKKAKDALDYDREYFAKIKNLFEQKAISKDDYDKVNLKLEQSEAAYLQAQAQYEQSKADYGYKTNLMNDSVLKAKKEGVVLDLMAEENELVGSYNPVVVIRSNEQIVNVGIAQRDINKIKLGQSVEVNVEGAKASGVVTNISEVPDEESRTYNVEVTVNEGKYRLGSIANVDFPIGEESGIWVPVTAIFSNGEDYVYVVEGDRAFKRTINIEKISDNKMLVKGLKVSEKIAISGMKNLDDGSKVKIVE from the coding sequence ATGAAAAAAATAATATCATTGGGAATGGCATTTATGCTGATGTTTTCTTTAGCAGGTTGTGAGAAAGCACAAGCAGATGAAAAAAATGAAAGAGTTAAAGCAGTTAAGGTACAAGAACTTGCAACTGATAAAAAACCTGTTAGCTTAGATTATATAGGTACAGTTGATTCTAAGGACATTACTAAATATGGATTTAAATCAAATGGTAAAGTAAGTTCAATTAATGTAGAAAAGGGACATAAGGTAAAAGTAGGGCAGATACTGGCTACATTAGATAATTCAGATATTAACTTCCAATTAACGGCAGCTAAAGGTGTATTAGATGGGGCAGAACTAAATATTAAAAAGGCAAAAGATGCACTAGATTATGATAGAGAATATTTTGCTAAAATAAAGAACTTATTTGAACAAAAGGCAATATCTAAAGATGATTATGACAAGGTGAATTTAAAATTAGAACAAAGTGAAGCGGCTTATTTACAAGCCCAAGCCCAATATGAACAGTCAAAGGCAGATTATGGATATAAGACTAACTTAATGAATGATTCAGTTCTAAAGGCTAAAAAAGAAGGTGTAGTACTAGATTTAATGGCTGAAGAAAATGAATTAGTAGGATCATATAATCCAGTAGTAGTTATTAGGAGTAATGAACAAATTGTAAATGTGGGAATTGCTCAAAGAGATATTAATAAGATAAAGTTAGGTCAAAGTGTAGAAGTTAATGTGGAAGGAGCTAAAGCTTCAGGAGTAGTAACAAATATTTCTGAAGTACCAGATGAGGAGAGTAGAACTTATAATGTGGAAGTGACAGTTAACGAAGGTAAATATAGATTGGGATCTATTGCAAATGTGGATTTTCCTATAGGAGAAGAGTCAGGTATATGGGTGCCAGTAACGGCTATATTCTCTAATGGAGAAGATTATGTATATGTAGTGGAAGGTGATAGGGCTTTTAAAAGAACTATAAACATAGAAAAAATATCTGATAATAAAATGTTGGTAAAGGGACTAAAAGTGTCAGAAAAAATTGCCATAAGTGGTATGAAAAATTTAGATGATGGAAGCAAAGTGAAAATAGTTGAGTAG